The following proteins are co-located in the Pseudomonas sp. DY-1 genome:
- a CDS encoding PotD/PotF family extracellular solute-binding protein, translating into MGEHDLSRRNFIKTVGVASVAAATLSMPFIRASASDTRFQGKTLRLLTWSDDTGLAALRNIAATFEAKTGAKVIADRTGSTSEMVAKLKAGGDRPQYDIITLAGVGAEGLASAGLLEKPDLNRIPNLKDVPAQYQTGANGHGIGYLLWCNSLVYNTRTVKDVPDSYAALWDPTYEGRLFLPPPNWTEAMDLIIIAAKLAGGDVHNIEPGFKKLEELKDRVMTLGENPNQIAELFRTNSLDMGGLYAPAFFPKQIRDPAYSLGATFGMKEGFYTDLMLSVMPKHRPGDTDLAYAFLDHSLDPLVQGKMAEDIFNGPVNSKAIISAEARKSPFILTPEQIAEKAIMHDNAFLATVHDQWIRRYTEIFSS; encoded by the coding sequence ATGGGCGAGCATGATCTGAGCAGAAGAAATTTCATCAAGACGGTGGGTGTCGCTTCGGTGGCCGCCGCCACCCTTTCGATGCCCTTCATCCGGGCCAGCGCCAGCGATACCCGCTTCCAGGGCAAGACCCTGCGACTGCTGACCTGGTCGGACGACACCGGGCTTGCGGCATTGCGCAATATCGCGGCCACCTTCGAGGCCAAGACCGGCGCCAAGGTGATCGCCGACCGCACCGGCAGCACCTCGGAAATGGTCGCCAAGCTGAAGGCCGGTGGTGATCGCCCGCAGTACGACATCATCACCCTCGCCGGGGTAGGTGCCGAAGGCCTGGCCAGTGCCGGGCTGCTGGAGAAGCCTGACCTCAACCGCATTCCCAACCTCAAGGATGTGCCCGCCCAGTACCAGACTGGCGCCAACGGCCACGGCATCGGTTACCTGCTGTGGTGCAACAGCCTGGTGTACAACACGCGCACCGTGAAGGACGTGCCGGACAGCTACGCCGCGCTCTGGGACCCGACCTACGAAGGCCGTCTGTTCCTGCCGCCGCCGAACTGGACCGAGGCCATGGACCTGATCATCATCGCGGCCAAGCTGGCCGGTGGTGATGTGCATAACATCGAACCGGGCTTCAAGAAGCTGGAAGAGCTGAAGGACCGCGTGATGACCCTGGGGGAGAACCCCAACCAGATCGCCGAGCTGTTCCGCACCAACTCCCTTGACATGGGCGGCCTCTACGCCCCGGCCTTCTTCCCCAAGCAGATCCGCGATCCCGCCTACAGCCTGGGCGCCACCTTCGGCATGAAGGAAGGCTTCTACACCGACCTGATGCTCTCGGTCATGCCCAAGCACCGTCCGGGTGATACCGACCTGGCTTACGCTTTCCTCGACCATTCGCTGGACCCGCTGGTGCAGGGCAAGATGGCCGAAGACATCTTCAATGGTCCGGTCAACTCCAAGGCGATCATCTCCGCCGAGGCGCGCAAGAGCCCCTTCATCCTTACGCCGGAGCAGATCGCAGAGAAGGCGATCATGCACGACAACGCCTTCCTCGCCACAGTCCACGACCAGTGGATTCGCCGCTACACGGAAATCTTCTCTTCCTGA